Proteins found in one Hoplias malabaricus isolate fHopMal1 chromosome 17, fHopMal1.hap1, whole genome shotgun sequence genomic segment:
- the samm50 gene encoding sorting and assembly machinery component 50 homolog A → MGTVHARSLDPLPMQGPELGVQADDLDLVEPEHEPQQEVLENKDVVVQHVHIDGLGRTKEDILTYEIADVFRAKNLIDVMKKSHDARHRLLRLGIFRQVEVVIDTAEGEDALPNGLDVTFEVKELRRMTGSYNTMVGNNEGSMVLGLKLPNIFGRAEKVTFQFSYGTKETSYGLSFFKPQPGHFERNFSFNIYKVTGQFPWSSLRETDRGISTEFSFPIWRTNHTLKWEGVWRELGCLARTASFAVREESGHSLKSSLSHAMVIDTRNSPILPKKGALLKINQELAGYTGGDASFLKEDFEIQLNRRLFWDSVLSASLWGGMLLAIGEKPTSIADRFYLGGPTSVRGFSMYSIGPQSEGDYLGGEAYWAGGIHLYTPLPFRPGRGGFGDLFRTHFFLNAGNLCNLNYGEGPRAHLSKLAECIRWSYGAGIVLRLGNIARLELNYCIPMGVQSGDRICDGVQFGAGIRFL, encoded by the exons ATGGGGACCGTGCACGCCAGG AGTTTAGACCCTCTCCCTATGCAAGGGCCTGAACTGGGAGTTCAAGCAGATGACCTGGACCTGGTTGAACCAGAGCATGAGCCCCAGCAAGAAGTCCTTGAAAATAAAGAC GTTGTAGTCCAGCATGTGCATATAGATGGACTTGGAAGAACAAAGGAGGACATCTTGACATATGAAATTGCGGACGTCTTCCGAGCCAAGAACTTGATTGAT GTCATGAAAAAGTCCCATGATGCCAGACACAGACTACTGCGCCTGGGAATATTCAGACAAGTGGAAGTTGTCATTGATACTGCAGAAG GTGAGGATGCACTGCCCAATGGGCTGGACGTAACATTTGAGGTCAAGGAGCTTAGGAGGATGACTGGAAGCTACAACACCATGGTTGGAAACAATGAAGGAAGCATG GTGCTGGGTTTAAAATTGCCTAATATTTTTGGCCGTGCTGAAAAAGTCACCTTTCAGTTTTCCTATGGCACCAAGGAAACATCCTATGGCCTGTCATTCTTTAAGCCTCAGCCTGGACATTTTGAGCGCAA TTTCTCATTCAACATATACAAAGTCACAGGGCAGTTCCCATGGAGCTCACTaagagagactgacagaggaaTATCCACAGAGTTTAGC TTCCCGATCTGGAGGACAAATCACACACTGAAGTGGGAGGGTGTGTGGAGAGAACTGGGCTGTTTGGCACGTACTGCCTCTTTCGCTGTTCGAGAGGAGAGTGGCCACTCACTCAAATCTTCTCTCTCT catgcaatgGTCATTGATACACGTAATTCTCCAATCCTTCCTAAGAAAGGTGCCTTACTAAAGATTAATCAG GAGTTGGCAGGCTACACAGGTGGAGATGCAAGCTTCTTGAAGGAGGACTTTGAGATTCAACTTAACAGACGTCTCTTCTGGGACTCG gTTCTATCTGCCTCTCTTTGGGGTGGTATGTTGCTGGCAATTGGAGAGAAACCCACGTCTATTGCTGACAG GTTTTATCTCGGAGGTCCAACTAGTGTGAGGGGTTTCAGCATGTACAGCATCGGACCTCAGAGTGAAG GTGATTATTTAGGTGGGGAGGCTTACTGGGCTGGTGGAATCCACCTCTATACCCCCCTGCCCTTCAGGCCAGGCCGAGGGGGTTTTGGAGACCTTTTCAGGACTCACTTCTTCCTCAATGCTGGAAACCTGTGTAACCTCAATTATG GTGAGGGGCCCCGAGCCCACTTGAGCAAGTTGGCGGAGTGTATCCGCTGGTCATATGGAGCAGGCATTGTGCTGCGTCTGGGGAACATTGCTCGGCTGGAGCTAAACTATTGCATTCCCATGGGTGTCCAGAGTGGCGACAG GATATgtgatggagtgcagtttgGAGCAGGAATTCGTTTTTTGTAA